Proteins from a genomic interval of Trifolium pratense cultivar HEN17-A07 linkage group LG6, ARS_RC_1.1, whole genome shotgun sequence:
- the LOC123892658 gene encoding U-box domain-containing protein 15-like, producing MEETEEREGNAEQEEEEEECDAVAVVGEIQHVIESVVQVGEYRRTQRKESHVLARRFKHILPLMEDLRDLQNPVPQNGVVWLRNLRDALLLAKELLKLCSQGSKIHLALEGEAVMIKFQKVYEKLSQAFDGVPCDELGISDEVKEQLELMHVQLRRARRRTDTQDIELAMDMMVVFSDDHDRNADSAIVERLAIKLELRSFEDLEVETVAVGNLVRERKGQQAESTQKIIGLLNRFKRVAGMEETAIVLDGDPAMPNKMLGRSTSLVIPHEFLCPITLEIMTDPVIVASGQTYERESIEKWFKSNHKTCPKTRQPLEHLQLAPNCALKNLIVEWCENNNFKLPKIYTSSCQEGSSSTENQEEIPSLVESLGSINLEHQRKAVERIRMLSKENPENRVLVAEHGGIPPLVQLLSYPDSKIKEHAVTALLNLSIDEDNKKLISQEGAIPAIIEVLENGSIVAKENSAAALFSLSMIDENKEIVGISNGIQPLVNLLQNGTVRGKKDAATALFSLSLNNANKDRAIRAGIVTPLLELLQDTNLGMIDEALSILLLLVLNPEGRQEIGHLSFIEILVGFIREGTPKNKECAASVLLELCSSNSSFTLAALQFGVYDHLIQMKQTGTNRAQRKANAILDLISKSEQI from the exons ATGGAAGAAACAGAGGAGAGGGAGGGAAATgcagaacaagaagaagaagaagaagaatgcgACGCTGTTGCGGTGGTGGGGGAGATCCAACATGTCATCGAATCGGTGGTTCAAGTCGGCGAATATCGAAGAACACAGAGAAAAGAATCACACGTTCTTGCTCGTCGTTTCAAACACATTTTACCTCTTATGGAAGACCTTCGTGATCTTCAAAATCCTGTTCCTCAAAACGGTGTCGTTTGGTTGAGAAACCTAAGGGATGCGCTTTTGTTGGCAAAAGAATTGTTGAAATTGTGCAGCCAAGGAAGCAAAATTCACCTG gcATTGGAGGGGGAGGCGGTTATGATCAAATTTCAGAAGGTTTATGAAAAATTAAGCCAAGCTTTTGATGGTGTGCCTTGTGATGAATTGGGGATTTCTGATGAAGTAAAGGAACAG CTTGAGCTAATGCACGTGCAACTCAGGAGGGCAAGGAGAAGAACTGATACACAAGACATAGAACTAGCAATGGATATGATGGTGGTGTTCTCCGATGACCATGATCGTAATGCTGATAGTGCTATTGTTGAAAGGCTTGCAATAAAGTTGGAGCTTCGCAGTTTTGAGgatcttgaggtagaaacagtGGCTGTTGGAAACCTTGTTAGAGAAAGAAAAGGACAACAAGCTGAGAGTACACAGAAAATAATTGGCCTTCTTAACAGATTCAAAAGGGTTGCAGGTATGGAAGAAACCGCTATCGTCCTTGATGGTGATCCTGCCATGCCTAATAAGATGCTTGGAAGAAGCACTTCTTTGGTCATCCCTCATGAGTTTCTATGTCCAATTACACTTGAAATCATGACTGATCCTGTTATTGTTGCAAGTGGACAG ACATATGAAAGGGAAAGCATAGAGAAGTGGTTCAAATCCAATCATAAAACCTGTCCAAAGACAAGGCAACCTCTAGAACATCTTCAATTAGCACCAAACTGTGccttaaaaaacttaattgtTGAATGGTGTGAGAACAACAACTTCAAACTTCCAAAAATCTACACTTCATCATGTCAAGAAGGCTCTTCTTCAACTGAAAACCAAGAAGAAATTCCATCTTTGGTTGAAAGCCTAGGGTCTATCAACTTAGAACATCAGAGAAAGGCAGTCGAAAGAATCCGCAtgttatcaaaagaaaatcCAGAGAACAGAGTTTTAGTCGCCGAGCATGGAGGAATACCACCATTAGTACAACTACTATCCTATCCagattcaaaaataaaagaacatgcTGTTACCGCACTTTTGAATCTATCAATTGATGAAGATAACAAGAAACTTATATCACAAGAAGGTGCTATTCCAGCTATTATAGAAGTGTTGGAGAATGGAAGTATTGTAGCTAAAGAAAACTCAGCAGCAGCTTTATTTAGCTTATCAATGAttgatgaaaataaagagattgtAGGAATATCAAATGGGATTCAACCTTTGGTAAACTTGTTACAAAATGGAACAGTTAGAGGGAAAAAAGATGCTGCTACAGCACTTTTTAGCTTATCATTAAACAATGCAAATAAAGATAGAGCTATAAGAGCTGGAATTGTTACACCTTTACTTGAACTGTTACAGGACACAAACTTGGGAATGATTGATGAAGCACTCTCAATTTTGTTGTTACTTGTGTTGAATCCTGAAGGGAGACAAGAGATTGGACACTTATCTTTCATTGAAATTCTTGTTGGCTTTATTAGAGAAGGGACTCCTAAGAATAAGGAATGTGCAGCTTCTGTTCTTCTTGAGTTGTGTTCAAGTAATTCTTCTTTCACTTTGGCAGCACTTCAGTTTGGAGTTTATGACCATTTAATTCAGATGAAGCAAACTGGTACAAATAGAGCACAGAGGAAAGCAAATGCAATTTTAGATCTCATTAGCAAGAGTGagcaaatttaa
- the LOC123888205 gene encoding guanine nucleotide exchange factor subunit RIC1-like, protein MYMTYGWPQVIPLEQGLCPSEQKIVYFKLINRFLLIVSPTHFELWSSSQHRVRLGKYKRDSDSLQREGENLQAVWSPDAKLIAILTSSSYLHIFKVQFLDKKIHIGGKQPSALCLATISLLLTEQVPFATKDLSVSNIVSDNRHMLLGLSDGTLYSMSWKGEFYGAFQFDPHPPDSFDDSHLPHSLENGLSPKGLPKVPMSNHIFPRNSEIKQLELCLPLRLLFVLYSDGQLVSCSISKKGLKQVDGIKAEKRLACGDAVCASVALEQEILAVGTRRGIVELYDLAESTVLIRSVSLYDWGYSMEDTGPVSCIAWTPDNSAFAVGWKLRGLTVWSVSGCRLMSTIRQIGLSSVSSPIAKPNHDCKYEPLMGGTSLMQWDEHGYRLYAIEERSSERILSFSFGKCCLSRGVSSTAFIRQVIYGEDRLLIVQSEEIDELKMLHLKLPVSYISQNWPVQHVAASQDGMYLAVAGLHGLILYDIRLKRWRVFGDVTQEQKIQCKGLLWLGKIVVVCNYIDSSNTYELLFYPRYHLDQSSLLCRKPLLAKPIVMDVYQDYILVTYRPFDVHIFHVKLFGELTPAGNPDLQLSAVRELSIMTAKSHPAAMRFIPDQLPREPISKNYISSSSDSLTGEPARCLILRSNGELSLLDLDDGRERNLTDSVELFWVTCGQSEDKTNLIEEVSWLDYGHRGMQVWYPSPGPNSFKQEDFLQLDPELEFDREVYPLGLLPNAGVVVGVSQRMSFPSSAEFPCFEPSPQAQTILHCLLRHLLQRDKIEEALRLAELSAEKPHFSHCLEWLLFTVFEADISRPNVNKNQTSVLKPSKTLLEKTCDLIRNFPEYLDVVVSVARKTDGRHWADLFSAAGRSTELFEECFQRRWYRTAACYILVIAKLEGPAVSQYCALRLLQATLVDSLYELAGELVRFLLRSGREYDQASADSDNSDKMSPRFLGYFLFRSTEHKQALDKSASFKEQSAHVTSVKNILENHASYLMAGKELSKLVAFVKGTQFDLVEYLQRERNGSARLENFAAGLELISQKLQMETLQSRLDADFLLAHMCSVKFKEWIVVLATLLRRSEVLFDLFRHDFRLWKAYSSTLQSHPAFIEYQDLLEDLEEKLSSVANEEEK, encoded by the exons atgTATATGACATATGGATGGCCTCAGGTCATCCCTTTAGAGCAAGGACTGTGTCCTTCTGAACAGAAGATTGTTTATTTCAAACTCATCAATCGTTTCTTGTTAATTGTTTCCCCCACTCACTTTGAACTATGGAGCTCTTCCCAG CATAGAGTGAGATTGGGGAAGTACAAGAGGGATTCAGATTCATTGCAGAGAGAAGGAGAAAACTTGCAGGCTGTGTGGAGTCCTGATGCTAAATTAATTGCTATTCTT ACATCTTCTTCGTATCTTCACATTTTCAAGGTCCAATTCTTGgacaaaaaaatacacattggTGGGAAACAACCTTCAGCGTTGTGCCTAGCTACTATATCTCTTCTTCTCACTGAGCAAGTTCCTTTCGCAACAAAGGATTTGTCAGT GAGCAATATTGTTAGTGATAACAGGCACATGCTGCTTGGACTTTCCGATGGAACTTTGTACAGTATGTCTTGGAAGGGGGAG TTTTATGGAGCTTTTCAATTTGATCCACATCCTCCTGATAGCTTTGACGATTCTCATTTACCACATTCTTTAGAGAATGGTCTTTCTCCTAAAGGCCTCCCAAAAGTTCCTATGTCCAATCACATATTTCCCAGAAATTCTGAAATCAAACAGCTGGAACTTTGCCTTCCATTGAGGTTGCTATTTGTCTTGTATTCCGATGGGCAACTTGTCTCATGTTCCATAAGTAAGAAAGGTTTAAAGCAAGTTGACGGTATTAAAGCAGAAAAGAGGTTGGCTTGTGGGGATGCTGTATGTGCTTCGGTAGCTCTTGAGCAGGAAATTCTTGCTGTTGGTACCAGAAGAGGAATAGTGGAGTTGTATGATTTGGCCGAATCAACAGTGCTTATACGCTCGGTTTCTTTGTATGACTGGGG ATATTCAATGGAAGACACTGGCCCTGTTAGTTGCATTGCATGGACACCTGATAATTCTGCTTTTGCAGTTGGGTGGAAATTAAGGGGGCTTACAGTTTGGTCTGTTTCTGGGTGTCGTTTGATGTCAACAATCCGACAAATAGGTTTAAGTTCTGTATCTTCTCCAATTGCTAAGCCAAACCACGATTGTAAGTATGAGCCATTGATGGGTGGTACCTCACTGATGCAGTGGGATGAACACGGATATCGACTTTATGCTATCGAGGAGAGATCTTCAGAGAGAATTCTTTCATTCTCTTTTGGAAAATGCTGTCTTAGCAGAGGTGTTTCTAGCACTGCATTCATCCGGCAAGTGATTTATGGGGAAGACCGGTTGCTCATTGTGCAGTCAGAAGAAATTGACGAGCTTAAAATGCTGCATCTTAAGCTTCCA GTTTCTTATATTTCCCAAAACTGGCCTGTTCAACATGTGGCAGCTAGTCAAGATGGAATGTACTTAGCTGTTGCTGGTCTTCATGGTTTGATATTGTATGATATACGACTGAAAAGATGGAGAGTATTTGGAGATGTTACCCAGGAACAAAAGATTCAGTGTAAGGGCTTGCTATGGCTGGGAAAGATTGTCGTTGTCTGCAACTATATTGATTCTTCCAACAC GTATGAATTGCTCTTTTACCCAAGGTATCACCTTGATCAAAGCTCATTGCTTTGTCGAAAACCATTGCTTGCGAAACCGATCGTGATGGATGTGTACCAAGATTATATACTGGTTACATATAGACCATTTGATGTCCATATATTCCATGTGAAGTTATTTGGTGAATTAACTCCTGCTGGAAATCCAGATTTACAG CTTTCTGCAGTACGAGAACTTTCAATTATGACTGCCAAGAGCCATCCTGCAGCAATGCGATTCATTCCCGATCAACTCCCACGAGAACCTATTTCAAAAAATTACATTTCATCTTCATCAGATTCATTAACAGGAGAACCAGCAAG ATGTTTGATATTGAGATCAAATGGGGAGCTTTCACTTCTTGATTTGGATGATGGCCGGGAAAGAAATCTTACCGATTCAGTTGAGCTTTTTTGGGTCACTTGTGGCCAGTCTGAGGATAAAACAAATTTGATTGAGGAAGTTTCATGGTTAGATTATGGTCATCGAGGCATGCAG GTTTGGTATCCATCTCCAGGTCCTAATTCTTTTAAGCAGGAGGATTTCTTGCAG tTGGATCCGGAGCTGGAGTTCGATCGTGAAGTATACCCATTGGGACTTCTTCCGAATGCTGGTGTAGTTGTTGGTGTTTCCCAGAGAATGTCATTTCCATCAAGTGCAGAGTTCCCATGTTTTGAGCCATCTCCTCAAGCACAAACTATACTGCACTGCCTACTCCGCCATCTTCTTCAG AGGGACAAAATTGAGGAAGCTTTAAGGCTGGCAGAACTATCAGCAGAAAAGCCTCATTTTTCGCATTGTCTAGAGTGGCTTCTGTTTACAGTATTTGAAGCAGATATATCCAG GCCAAACGTAAATAAGAACCAGACCTCAGTTCTTAAACCTTCAAAAACTCTTTTGGAGAAGACCTGTGATCTTATCCGAAATTTTCCAGAGTACCTAGATGTTGTTGTAAGTGTTGCAAGAAAAACAGATGGTCGTCATTGGGCAGATTTGTTCTCTGCTGCTGGAAGATCAACAGA ATTGTTTGAGGAATGTTTTCAACGTAGATGGTACCGAACTGCAGCTTGCTATATACTT GTTATTGCCAAACTTGAGGGTCCTGCTGTGAGTCAGTACTGTGCTTTACGGTTATTACAG GCAACACTCGTTGATTCTTTATATGAGCTTGCTGGGGAGCTG GTGAGATTCTTGTTAAGATCAGGAAGGGAGTATGACCAAGCATCAGCCGATTCAGATAATTCAGATAAAATGTCTCCCAGATTTTTAGGCTATTTTCTTTTTCGTTCTACTGAGCACAAACAAGCATTGGATAAAAG CGCCTCATTCAAGGAACAAAGTGCCCATGTCACCTCAGTTAAGAATATTTTAGAAAACCATGCTAGTTACTTGATGGCTGGGAAAGAGCTCTCTAAGCTTGTTGCATTTGTAAAAGGCACTCAGTTTGATTTAGTG GAATATCTACAACGCGAAAGAAATGGCAGTGCTAGGCTGGAGAATTTCGCTGCAGGGCTTGAACTCATAAGCCAAAAG CTTCAAATGGAAACATTACAGAGCCGATTGGATGCCGACTTTCTCCTGGCTCATATGTGCTCTGTCAAATTTAAGGAATGGATAGTTGTCCTGGCTACTCTCTTAAGACGCTCCGAG GTTCTTTTTGACTTATTCCGTCATGACTTTCGGTTATGGAAAGCTTACAGCAGCACCCTGCAG TCACACCCAGCATTCATTGAATATCAAGATTTATTGGAAGACCTGGAAGAGAAACTTTCATCTGTTGCAAATGAGGAAGAAAAATGA